The following proteins come from a genomic window of Miscanthus floridulus cultivar M001 chromosome 2, ASM1932011v1, whole genome shotgun sequence:
- the LOC136536857 gene encoding uncharacterized protein — translation MERNGDTDLSEECTVEKFHRCMLRKYAQIIMSIETLLDFKQLTMEDVTRRLKAHDIKEGVKGLSFPLSGSVGSAELHLNEPCAHAFLSIGVTDDKIDGWYLDIDATHHMTSQHKFFSDLDSSVKGFINFSDASAVVIKGIGLVIFKAKVWEHRLLTRLYYILALKKSIISVGQLDENGSWVEIEDGMLRI, via the exons ATGGAGCGCAACGGCGACACCGACCTCTCGGAGGAGTGCACGGTGGAGAAATTCCACCGCTGCATGCTGAGGAAGTATGCGCAGATCATCATGTCAATCGAGACGCTCCTTGACTTCAAGCAGCTCACCATGGAGGATGTGACTAGGAGGCTCAAGGCA CACGACATAAAGGAGGGGGTGAAAGGTCTAAGCTTTCCCCTTTCTGGGTCGGTTGGCTCCGCTGAGCTCCACCTCAATGAACCATGTGCCCACGCCTTCCTTAGCATAGGTGTCACCGATGACAAGATCGATGGTTGGTACCTTGACATCGATGCGACGCACCACATGACTAGTCAGCACAAGTTCTTCTCTGACCTAGACTCCAGCGTGAAGGGCTTCATCAACTTCAGTGATGCCTCCGCCGTCGTGATCAAGGGCATCGGCTTGGTCATCTTCAAGGCCAAGGTGTGGGAGCACCGTCTTCTCACTAGGTTGTACTACATCTTGGCCTTGAAGAAATCCATCATCAGCGTCGGGCAGCTAGACGAGAATGGCTCATGGGTGGAGATTGAGGACGGCATGCTGCGCATCTAG